The following coding sequences are from one Electrophorus electricus isolate fEleEle1 chromosome 22, fEleEle1.pri, whole genome shotgun sequence window:
- the LOC113582358 gene encoding protein-glutamine gamma-glutamyltransferase 2-like isoform X1, protein MEQAALEIERVDLVCGVNNVEHHTELNGVDRLVVRRGQPFTMTLHLRPGTAFKLGASINLIATTGPEPSEVMDTAIKFGLNKFISPARWSATAELKSESAVSLTVCSHPAAPIGLYQLALDQGTGVSLCQFVLLFNPWCKRDSVYMVKEAERQEYVLSQDGLIYRGKPKCISELLWTFGQFEPGILNICLKVLDQSLKHLQDPIQDCSDRRSPVYITRVLSAMINSEDDKGVLVGNWSGNYEHGIRPTAWKDSGSILRQWYNQKCRAVEYGQCWVFAAVACTVSRALGIPCRVVTNYGSAHDTNSNLVIERYYNKFAEDISDDAIWNFHVWVESWMTRPDLQLGYEGWQASDPTPQETSDGVFCCGPVPVRAIKEGDLSAKYDAPFVYAEVNADVVEYAILDDGSTVKIDSSTTEVGQCISTKAVGRDEREDITHLYKYPEGSEEERQVFEKANHQNRLIQNEEEPGLKLKIKVNPSMMVGSDFDVYAQVKNNTDSKKSFRLTFYAQAVTYNGKLGETCGLTVLTGTNLAPAEGVKAVLRLQYSMYGKAIAQEQMVRLVALLIDKETKEFHRATKTIVLDSPSIDILIQGDPKVGQPIMVEVMLQNPLPELLENCVFSLQGANLTDSTATSNEVGSVGPKELATAELEFTPMVSGRRKLVIDFNSDKLSSIQNFKNLVIEE, encoded by the exons ATGGAACAAG CAGCATTGGAGATTGAGCGTGTGGATTTGGTGTGTGGGGTGAACAACGTGGAAcatcacacagagctgaatgGAGTGGACAGGCTGGTGGTGAGGAGGGGCCAACCCTTTACCATGACCCTTCACCTACGGCCAGGCACTGCCTTTAAGCTGGGAGCCAGCATCAACCTTATTGCCACTACAG GCCCAGAGCCTTCCGAGGTTATGGACACAGCAATAAAATTTGGGCTCAATAAGTTCATTTCTCCAGCCCGCTGGAGTGCGACTGCAGAGCTGAAGTCTGAGAGTGCCGTGTCACTCACCGTTTGCTCTCACCCCGCTGCCCCCATCGGACTTTACCAGCTGGCTCTTGACCAGGGCACTGGGGTCAGTCTTTGCCAGTTTGTGTTGCTCTTCAACCCCTGGTGCAAAA GGGACTCTGTATACATggtgaaggaggcagagagacaagAGTATGTTCTGTCTCAGGATGGACTGATATACCGCGGGAAACCCAAATGCATCTCAGAACTTCTGTGGACTTTTGGACAG TTTGAGCCCGGTATTCTGAACATTTGTCTGAAAGTTTTGGATCAAAGCCTAAAGCATCTACAGGACCCAATCCAGGACTGCTCAGACAGAAGAAGTCCTGTGTACATCACACGTGTCCTCAGTGCCATG ATTAACAGTGAGGACGATAAAGGCGTGTTGGTGGGGAACTGGTCCGGGAACTACGAACACGGCATCAGGCCCACTGCTTGGAAGGACAGTGGATCTATTTTACGGCAGTGGTACAACCAGAAGTGCAGAGCAGTGGAATACGGCCAGTGCTGGGTGTTCGCTGCTGTAGCCTGCACAG tgtcCCGGGCACTAGGTATCCCATGCAGAGTGGTCACCAACTATGGATCTGCTCATGACACTAACAGTAACCTGGTCATCGAGCGTTACTACAACAAGTTTGCTGAGGACATCAGTGATGACGCAATATG GAACTTCCATGTGTGGGTAGAGAGCTGGATGACACGTCCAGACCTGCAGCTCGGCTATGAGGGATGGCAGGCCAGTGACCCCACACCACAGGAAACAAGCGATG GGGTTTTCTGCTGCGGCCCGGTTCCCGTGCGTGCCATCAAGGAGGGCGACCTGAGTGCGAAGTACGATGCTCCATTTGTGTACGCAGAGGTGAACGCCGACGTGGTGGAGTACGCCATCCTGGATGATGGCAGTACAGTGAAAATAGACAGCTCCACCACAGAGGTGGGCCAGTGCATCAGCACCAAGGCAGTGGGCAGAGATGAAAGGGAGGACATCACCCACCTCTACAAGTACCCTGAAG GttcagaggaggagaggcaggtgTTCGAGAAGGCCAACCACCAAAATCGGCTGATTCAGAATGAGGAAGAGCCCGGGTTGAAACTCAAGATCAAAGTGAACCCCTCCATGATGGTGGGGTCCGACTTTGATGTGTACGCACAAGTCAAGAACAACACGGACTCCAAAAAGAGTTTTCGCCTCACGTTCTACGCACAGGCTGTGACCTACAACGGCAAGCTTGGGGAGACCTGTGGCCTGACGGTGCTCACGGGAACGAATCTGGCTCCGGCAGAGG GGGTGAAGGCAGTCCTCCGGCTGCAGTATTCCATGTATGGGAAAGCCATTGCTCAGGAGCAGATGGTCCGACTGGTAGCACTGCTCATCGACAAAGAGACGAAGGAGTTCCACCGAGCCACCAAGACCATAGTGCTAGACAGCCCTTCCATTGACATCCTG ATTCAAGGGGACCCCAAAGTAGGTCAGCCCATCATGGTCGAAGTGATGCTGCAAAACCCCCTACCAGAGCTATTGGAGAACTGTGTGTTCTCTTTACAGGGTGCTAATCTGACTGACAGCACTGCCACTTCTAACGA GGTTGGGAGTGTTGGTCCCAAAGAACTTGCAACTGCTGAATTAGAGTTCACACCGATGGTTTCAGGAAGAAGAAAACTAGTGATTGATTTCAACTCAGATAAACTGAGCAGCATCCAAAATTTCAAAAATCTAGTCATCGAGGaataa
- the rprd1b gene encoding regulation of nuclear pre-mRNA domain-containing protein 1B isoform X2 — MSSFSESALEKKLSELSNSQQSVQTLSLWIIHHRKHSSSIVRVWHRELKKAKSSRKLTFLYLANDVIQNSKKKGPEFTRDFEGVLVDACSHVARETDESCRKHMERLLNIWQERSLYRTDFIQQLKLAIEDSNSPKHKAADEKKGLKRSFQKVQEEEEEDDDDDYRTQYSPHETDGTGPQLTEDLVKALQDLENAASGDAAVRQKIASLPQEVQDVSLLEKITDKEAADKLSKTVDEACLLLAEYNGRLAAELEDRRQLARMLTDYIHSQKEALSEREKKLEEYKQKLARVTQILRIPAPTKMCSSH, encoded by the exons ATGTCCTCATTTTCCGAATCTGCACTGGAGAAGAAGTTGTCAGAGCTGAGTAACTCTCAGCAGAGTGTCCAGACTTTATCGTTGTGGATCATTCATCATCGCAAACATTCGTCTTCCATCGTCCGTGTATGGCACCGAGAACTAAAGAAAG CTAAAAGCAGTCGGAAGCTGACCTTTCTTTACCTCGCCAATGATGTCATTCAGAACAGTAAGAAAAAGGGCCCTGAGTTCACGCGAGATTTTGAGGGGGTCCTTGTTGATGCTTGCTCACACGTAGCAAG agagacagatgagagctGTAGGAAGCATATGGAAAGGCTGTTGAATATCTGGCAGGAGCGCAGTCTCTACCGCACAGACTTTATCCAGCAGCTCAAACTGGCCATTGAGGACTCCAATAGCCCCAAACACAAGGCTGCAG ATGAGAAGAAAGGTTTGAAAAGAAGTTTCCAGAAGGtccaggaagaagaagaggaagatgacGATGATGACTACAGGACTCAGTATTCTCCCCACGAGACAGATGGAACTGGCCCTCAGCTG ACAGAAGACCTGGTAAAAGCGCTGCAGGATCTGGAGAATGCTGCATCTGGGGATGCTGCTGTACGGCAGAAGAttgcctctctccctcaggaAGTGCAGGACGTCTCTCTGCTAGAGAAGATTACAG ATAAGGAAGCTGCAGACAAGTTGTCCAAGACTGTGGACGAAGCATGTCTGCTGCTGGCCGAGTATAATGGCCGTTTGGCGGCCGAGCTGGAGGACCGCAGGCAGCTGGCGCGCATGCTCACCGACTACATCCACAGCCAGAAGGAGGCGCTCAGCGAGCGGGAGAAGAAGCTGGAG GAGTACAAGCAGAAGTTGGCGCGAGTCACACAG ATTTTAAGAATCCCAGCTCCCACCAAGATGTGCTCCAGCCACTAG
- the rprd1b gene encoding regulation of nuclear pre-mRNA domain-containing protein 1B isoform X1 yields MSSFSESALEKKLSELSNSQQSVQTLSLWIIHHRKHSSSIVRVWHRELKKAKSSRKLTFLYLANDVIQNSKKKGPEFTRDFEGVLVDACSHVARETDESCRKHMERLLNIWQERSLYRTDFIQQLKLAIEDSNSPKHKAADEKKGLKRSFQKVQEEEEEDDDDDYRTQYSPHETDGTGPQLTEDLVKALQDLENAASGDAAVRQKIASLPQEVQDVSLLEKITDKEAADKLSKTVDEACLLLAEYNGRLAAELEDRRQLARMLTDYIHSQKEALSEREKKLEEYKQKLARVTQVRKELKSHIQSLPDLSLLPNVTGGLAPLPSAGDLFSTD; encoded by the exons ATGTCCTCATTTTCCGAATCTGCACTGGAGAAGAAGTTGTCAGAGCTGAGTAACTCTCAGCAGAGTGTCCAGACTTTATCGTTGTGGATCATTCATCATCGCAAACATTCGTCTTCCATCGTCCGTGTATGGCACCGAGAACTAAAGAAAG CTAAAAGCAGTCGGAAGCTGACCTTTCTTTACCTCGCCAATGATGTCATTCAGAACAGTAAGAAAAAGGGCCCTGAGTTCACGCGAGATTTTGAGGGGGTCCTTGTTGATGCTTGCTCACACGTAGCAAG agagacagatgagagctGTAGGAAGCATATGGAAAGGCTGTTGAATATCTGGCAGGAGCGCAGTCTCTACCGCACAGACTTTATCCAGCAGCTCAAACTGGCCATTGAGGACTCCAATAGCCCCAAACACAAGGCTGCAG ATGAGAAGAAAGGTTTGAAAAGAAGTTTCCAGAAGGtccaggaagaagaagaggaagatgacGATGATGACTACAGGACTCAGTATTCTCCCCACGAGACAGATGGAACTGGCCCTCAGCTG ACAGAAGACCTGGTAAAAGCGCTGCAGGATCTGGAGAATGCTGCATCTGGGGATGCTGCTGTACGGCAGAAGAttgcctctctccctcaggaAGTGCAGGACGTCTCTCTGCTAGAGAAGATTACAG ATAAGGAAGCTGCAGACAAGTTGTCCAAGACTGTGGACGAAGCATGTCTGCTGCTGGCCGAGTATAATGGCCGTTTGGCGGCCGAGCTGGAGGACCGCAGGCAGCTGGCGCGCATGCTCACCGACTACATCCACAGCCAGAAGGAGGCGCTCAGCGAGCGGGAGAAGAAGCTGGAG GAGTACAAGCAGAAGTTGGCGCGAGTCACACAGGTGAGGAAGGAGCTGAAGTCACACATCCAGAGCCTGCCTGACCTCTCCCTCCTACCTAATGTGACTGGAGGATTAGCCCCGCTCCCCTCTGCCGGAGACCTCTTCTCCACCGACTGA
- the LOC113582358 gene encoding protein-glutamine gamma-glutamyltransferase 2-like isoform X2 — translation MEQALEIERVDLVCGVNNVEHHTELNGVDRLVVRRGQPFTMTLHLRPGTAFKLGASINLIATTGPEPSEVMDTAIKFGLNKFISPARWSATAELKSESAVSLTVCSHPAAPIGLYQLALDQGTGVSLCQFVLLFNPWCKRDSVYMVKEAERQEYVLSQDGLIYRGKPKCISELLWTFGQFEPGILNICLKVLDQSLKHLQDPIQDCSDRRSPVYITRVLSAMINSEDDKGVLVGNWSGNYEHGIRPTAWKDSGSILRQWYNQKCRAVEYGQCWVFAAVACTVSRALGIPCRVVTNYGSAHDTNSNLVIERYYNKFAEDISDDAIWNFHVWVESWMTRPDLQLGYEGWQASDPTPQETSDGVFCCGPVPVRAIKEGDLSAKYDAPFVYAEVNADVVEYAILDDGSTVKIDSSTTEVGQCISTKAVGRDEREDITHLYKYPEGSEEERQVFEKANHQNRLIQNEEEPGLKLKIKVNPSMMVGSDFDVYAQVKNNTDSKKSFRLTFYAQAVTYNGKLGETCGLTVLTGTNLAPAEGVKAVLRLQYSMYGKAIAQEQMVRLVALLIDKETKEFHRATKTIVLDSPSIDILIQGDPKVGQPIMVEVMLQNPLPELLENCVFSLQGANLTDSTATSNEVGSVGPKELATAELEFTPMVSGRRKLVIDFNSDKLSSIQNFKNLVIEE, via the exons ATGGAACAAG CATTGGAGATTGAGCGTGTGGATTTGGTGTGTGGGGTGAACAACGTGGAAcatcacacagagctgaatgGAGTGGACAGGCTGGTGGTGAGGAGGGGCCAACCCTTTACCATGACCCTTCACCTACGGCCAGGCACTGCCTTTAAGCTGGGAGCCAGCATCAACCTTATTGCCACTACAG GCCCAGAGCCTTCCGAGGTTATGGACACAGCAATAAAATTTGGGCTCAATAAGTTCATTTCTCCAGCCCGCTGGAGTGCGACTGCAGAGCTGAAGTCTGAGAGTGCCGTGTCACTCACCGTTTGCTCTCACCCCGCTGCCCCCATCGGACTTTACCAGCTGGCTCTTGACCAGGGCACTGGGGTCAGTCTTTGCCAGTTTGTGTTGCTCTTCAACCCCTGGTGCAAAA GGGACTCTGTATACATggtgaaggaggcagagagacaagAGTATGTTCTGTCTCAGGATGGACTGATATACCGCGGGAAACCCAAATGCATCTCAGAACTTCTGTGGACTTTTGGACAG TTTGAGCCCGGTATTCTGAACATTTGTCTGAAAGTTTTGGATCAAAGCCTAAAGCATCTACAGGACCCAATCCAGGACTGCTCAGACAGAAGAAGTCCTGTGTACATCACACGTGTCCTCAGTGCCATG ATTAACAGTGAGGACGATAAAGGCGTGTTGGTGGGGAACTGGTCCGGGAACTACGAACACGGCATCAGGCCCACTGCTTGGAAGGACAGTGGATCTATTTTACGGCAGTGGTACAACCAGAAGTGCAGAGCAGTGGAATACGGCCAGTGCTGGGTGTTCGCTGCTGTAGCCTGCACAG tgtcCCGGGCACTAGGTATCCCATGCAGAGTGGTCACCAACTATGGATCTGCTCATGACACTAACAGTAACCTGGTCATCGAGCGTTACTACAACAAGTTTGCTGAGGACATCAGTGATGACGCAATATG GAACTTCCATGTGTGGGTAGAGAGCTGGATGACACGTCCAGACCTGCAGCTCGGCTATGAGGGATGGCAGGCCAGTGACCCCACACCACAGGAAACAAGCGATG GGGTTTTCTGCTGCGGCCCGGTTCCCGTGCGTGCCATCAAGGAGGGCGACCTGAGTGCGAAGTACGATGCTCCATTTGTGTACGCAGAGGTGAACGCCGACGTGGTGGAGTACGCCATCCTGGATGATGGCAGTACAGTGAAAATAGACAGCTCCACCACAGAGGTGGGCCAGTGCATCAGCACCAAGGCAGTGGGCAGAGATGAAAGGGAGGACATCACCCACCTCTACAAGTACCCTGAAG GttcagaggaggagaggcaggtgTTCGAGAAGGCCAACCACCAAAATCGGCTGATTCAGAATGAGGAAGAGCCCGGGTTGAAACTCAAGATCAAAGTGAACCCCTCCATGATGGTGGGGTCCGACTTTGATGTGTACGCACAAGTCAAGAACAACACGGACTCCAAAAAGAGTTTTCGCCTCACGTTCTACGCACAGGCTGTGACCTACAACGGCAAGCTTGGGGAGACCTGTGGCCTGACGGTGCTCACGGGAACGAATCTGGCTCCGGCAGAGG GGGTGAAGGCAGTCCTCCGGCTGCAGTATTCCATGTATGGGAAAGCCATTGCTCAGGAGCAGATGGTCCGACTGGTAGCACTGCTCATCGACAAAGAGACGAAGGAGTTCCACCGAGCCACCAAGACCATAGTGCTAGACAGCCCTTCCATTGACATCCTG ATTCAAGGGGACCCCAAAGTAGGTCAGCCCATCATGGTCGAAGTGATGCTGCAAAACCCCCTACCAGAGCTATTGGAGAACTGTGTGTTCTCTTTACAGGGTGCTAATCTGACTGACAGCACTGCCACTTCTAACGA GGTTGGGAGTGTTGGTCCCAAAGAACTTGCAACTGCTGAATTAGAGTTCACACCGATGGTTTCAGGAAGAAGAAAACTAGTGATTGATTTCAACTCAGATAAACTGAGCAGCATCCAAAATTTCAAAAATCTAGTCATCGAGGaataa
- the LOC113582358 gene encoding protein-glutamine gamma-glutamyltransferase 2-like isoform X3 gives MEQAALEIERVDLVCGVNNVEHHTELNGVDRLVVRRGQPFTMTLHLRPGTAFKLGASINLIATTGPEPSEVMDTAIKFGLNKFISPARWSATAELKSESAVSLTVCSHPAAPIGLYQLALDQGTGVSLCQFVLLFNPWCKRDSVYMVKEAERQEYVLSQDGLIYRGKPKCISELLWTFGQFEPGILNICLKVLDQSLKHLQDPIQDCSDRRSPVYITRVLSAMINSEDDKGVLVGNWSGNYEHGIRPTAWKDSGSILRQWYNQKCRAVEYGQCWVFAAVACTVSRALGIPCRVVTNYGSAHDTNSNLVIERYYNKFAEDISDDAIWNFHVWVESWMTRPDLQLGYEGWQASDPTPQETSDGVFCCGPVPVRAIKEGDLSAKYDAPFVYAEVNADVVEYAILDDGSTVKIDSSTTEVGQCISTKAVGRDEREDITHLYKYPEGSEEERQVFEKANHQNRLIQNEEEPGLKLKIKVNPSMMVGSDFDVYAQVKNNTDSKKSFRLTFYAQAVTYNGKLGETCGLTVLTGTNLAPAEGSSVELGEGSPPAAVFHVWESHCSGADGPTGSTAHRQRDEGVPPSHQDHSARQPFH, from the exons ATGGAACAAG CAGCATTGGAGATTGAGCGTGTGGATTTGGTGTGTGGGGTGAACAACGTGGAAcatcacacagagctgaatgGAGTGGACAGGCTGGTGGTGAGGAGGGGCCAACCCTTTACCATGACCCTTCACCTACGGCCAGGCACTGCCTTTAAGCTGGGAGCCAGCATCAACCTTATTGCCACTACAG GCCCAGAGCCTTCCGAGGTTATGGACACAGCAATAAAATTTGGGCTCAATAAGTTCATTTCTCCAGCCCGCTGGAGTGCGACTGCAGAGCTGAAGTCTGAGAGTGCCGTGTCACTCACCGTTTGCTCTCACCCCGCTGCCCCCATCGGACTTTACCAGCTGGCTCTTGACCAGGGCACTGGGGTCAGTCTTTGCCAGTTTGTGTTGCTCTTCAACCCCTGGTGCAAAA GGGACTCTGTATACATggtgaaggaggcagagagacaagAGTATGTTCTGTCTCAGGATGGACTGATATACCGCGGGAAACCCAAATGCATCTCAGAACTTCTGTGGACTTTTGGACAG TTTGAGCCCGGTATTCTGAACATTTGTCTGAAAGTTTTGGATCAAAGCCTAAAGCATCTACAGGACCCAATCCAGGACTGCTCAGACAGAAGAAGTCCTGTGTACATCACACGTGTCCTCAGTGCCATG ATTAACAGTGAGGACGATAAAGGCGTGTTGGTGGGGAACTGGTCCGGGAACTACGAACACGGCATCAGGCCCACTGCTTGGAAGGACAGTGGATCTATTTTACGGCAGTGGTACAACCAGAAGTGCAGAGCAGTGGAATACGGCCAGTGCTGGGTGTTCGCTGCTGTAGCCTGCACAG tgtcCCGGGCACTAGGTATCCCATGCAGAGTGGTCACCAACTATGGATCTGCTCATGACACTAACAGTAACCTGGTCATCGAGCGTTACTACAACAAGTTTGCTGAGGACATCAGTGATGACGCAATATG GAACTTCCATGTGTGGGTAGAGAGCTGGATGACACGTCCAGACCTGCAGCTCGGCTATGAGGGATGGCAGGCCAGTGACCCCACACCACAGGAAACAAGCGATG GGGTTTTCTGCTGCGGCCCGGTTCCCGTGCGTGCCATCAAGGAGGGCGACCTGAGTGCGAAGTACGATGCTCCATTTGTGTACGCAGAGGTGAACGCCGACGTGGTGGAGTACGCCATCCTGGATGATGGCAGTACAGTGAAAATAGACAGCTCCACCACAGAGGTGGGCCAGTGCATCAGCACCAAGGCAGTGGGCAGAGATGAAAGGGAGGACATCACCCACCTCTACAAGTACCCTGAAG GttcagaggaggagaggcaggtgTTCGAGAAGGCCAACCACCAAAATCGGCTGATTCAGAATGAGGAAGAGCCCGGGTTGAAACTCAAGATCAAAGTGAACCCCTCCATGATGGTGGGGTCCGACTTTGATGTGTACGCACAAGTCAAGAACAACACGGACTCCAAAAAGAGTTTTCGCCTCACGTTCTACGCACAGGCTGTGACCTACAACGGCAAGCTTGGGGAGACCTGTGGCCTGACGGTGCTCACGGGAACGAATCTGGCTCCGGCAGAGGGTAGCAGTGTTGAATT GGGTGAAGGCAGTCCTCCGGCTGCAGTATTCCATGTATGGGAAAGCCATTGCTCAGGAGCAGATGGTCCGACTGGTAGCACTGCTCATCGACAAAGAGACGAAGGAGTTCCACCGAGCCACCAAGACCATAGTGCTAGACAGCCCTTCCATTGA